The Ziziphus jujuba cultivar Dongzao chromosome 7, ASM3175591v1 genome includes a region encoding these proteins:
- the LOC107424118 gene encoding mitogen-activated protein kinase kinase SIPKK, with translation MKKGGLSPNLKLSLPSEEVSFAKFLTQSGTFMDGDLLVNRDGVRIVSQSEVEVPPPIQPTDNQLNLADIDTIKVIGKGSGGIVQLVQHKWTGQFFALKVIQMNIEESARKLIAQELKINQSSQCPYVVVCYQSFYDNGAISIILEYMDGGSLADFLKKVKTIPEPYLAAISKQVLKGLLYLHHEKHIIHRDLKPSNLLINHRGEVKITDFGVSAILESTSGQANTFLGTYNYMSPERITGGKYGYKSDIWSLGLVLLECATGKFPYIPPEQSEGWTNFFELMDTIVSQPPPCAPSDQFSSEFCSFISACVQKDPKDRCSAHELMMHPFISLYEDLDVDLSSYFKNAGSPLATF, from the exons ATGAAGAAGGGAGGCTTAAGCCCTAACCTCAAGCTCTCCCTTCCTTCTGAAGAGGTTTCTTTCGCCAAGTTCCT GACTCAAAGCGGAACTTTTATGGATGGCGATCTGCTCGTGAATAGGGATGGAGTTCGAATCGTTTCTCAGAGTGAAGTTGAAGTT CCACCGCCGATTCAGCCAACAGACAATCAATTGAACTTGGCAGACATAGACACCATTAAAGTCATTGGAAAAGGGAGTGGGGGGATTGTGCAACTGGTACAACACAAATGGACTGGTCAGTTTTTTGCATTAAAG GTAATTCAAATGAATATTGAAGAGTCTGCTCGGAAGCTGATTGCGCAGGAGTTGAAAATTAATCAATCGTCACAATGCCCTTATGTTGTTGTATGTTATCAGTCCTTTTATGATAATGGTGCAATTTCAATCATCCTTGAGTACATGGATGGTGGATCTCTAGCTGATTTTCTGAAGAAGGTCAAAACAATTCCAGAACCGTATCTTGCAGCCATTTCTAAGCAG GTGCTCAAGGGTTTGCTGTACCTTCATCATGAAAAACATATTATCCATAGGGACCTAAAACCTTCAAATTTGTTAATAAACCATCGAGGAGAAGTTAAGATCACTGACTTTGGTGTAAGTGCAATACTGGAAAGCACCTCTGGACAGGCAAATACTTTTCTTGGCACATACAACTATATGTCT CCAGAGAGAATTACTGGAGGAAAATATGGCTACAAAAGTGATATATGGAGCTTGGGCTTAGTACTACTTGAGTGTGCAACTGGTAAATTCCCATATATACCACCAGAGCAAAGTGAAGGGTGGACTAACTTTTTTGAGCTTATGGACACGATTGTTTCGCAACCACCACCTTGTGCACCTTCTGATCAATTTTCTTCTGAATTCTGCTCATTTATCTCTGCATG TGTACAGAAAGATCCCAAGGATAGATGTTCAGCACATGAACTTATG ATGCATCCTTTCATCAGCTTGTACGAAGATTTGGACGTTGACCTTTCATCTTACTTCAAGAATGCAGGATCTCCACTTGCAACATTTTAG
- the LOC107424080 gene encoding pre-mRNA cleavage factor Im 25 kDa subunit 1, with protein MGEEVGIFSDGHANSGDRTRTHNQSQSQSRVIDIYPLSSYYFGSKEALHFKEETLADRTQRLKSNYAAHGLRTSVEAVIVVELFKHPHLLLLQVKNSFFKLPGGRLRPGESDIDGLRRKLSRKLSLSENGDGIDWEVGECLGMWWRPDFETLLYPYLPPNVKRPKECTKLFLVKLPVSRKFIVPKNLKLLAVPLCQIHENHKTYGPIISGVPQLLSKFSFNIIGS; from the exons ATGGGTGAAGAAGTGGGTATATTCAGTGACGGTCATGCCAATAGCGGCGATCGGACTCGGACTCATAATCAGAGCCAGAGCCAGAGCCGTGTGATAGACATATACCCTTTGAGCAGCTACTACTTTGGATCCAAAGAGGCCCTTCATTTCAAGGAAGAGACTTTAGCTGATCGTACTCAGAGATTGAAATCCAA CTATGCTGCTCATGGATTGAGGACGTCTGTGGAAGCAGTTATTGTG GTTGAATTGTTTAAACATCCCCATTTGCTGCTGTTGCAAGTGAAAAATTCATTCTTTAAACTTCCTGGTGGCCGATTAAGACCTGGTGAATCAG ATATTGATGGATTGAGGCGCAAATTGTCAAGGAAGCTATCTCTTAGTGAGAATGGTGATGGGATTGATTGGGAG GTGGGAGAATGCCTTGGGATGTGGTGGAGGCCTGACTTTGAAACATTGCTTTATCCATACTTACCTCCTAATGTCAAAAGGCCTAAG gAGTGCACAAAACTTTTCCTTGTGAAGTTGCCAGTAAGCCGGAAGTTCATTGTGCCAAAAAATCTAAAACTGCTTGCAGTTCCATTATGTCAGATTCACGAAAATCATAAG aCATATGGACCGATTATATCAGGAGTCCCACAGCTGCTATCCAAGTTCTCCTTCAACATTATTGGATCTTAA
- the LOC107424126 gene encoding uncharacterized protein LOC107424126 isoform X1: MDQNVTMEEPKSLNNSLELVKSVTDKNLDLLRPSSRYYSMFKGLERDAAENDKGKYTLIRDVEDLQPGIYDKPLRCFGCGIGWFSFLLGFVFPLMWYYGTFLYLGNYYRKDPRERAGLAASAIAALACSVALLIIAVALLFF; this comes from the exons ATGGATCAAA ATGTTACTATGGAAGAGCCGAAGAGTTTGAATAACAGCCTTGAATTGGTTAAATCAGTCACTGATAAGAATCTTGATCTTTTGAGGCCATCATCTCGATATTATTCAATGTTTAAAG GGCTAGAGAGAGATGCTGCAGAGAATGATAAGGGTAAATATACCCTGATTAGAGATGTAGAGGACTTGCAGCCAGGGATTTACGACAAACCTCTCCGGTGCTTCGGCTGTGGTATAGGATGGTTCTC TTTTCTTTTGGGCTTTGTATTCCCATTGATGTGGTACTATGGCACTTTCCTTTATCTTGGAAATTACTATCGCAAGGATCCAAGGGAACGAGCAGGGCTAGCGGCTTCTGCAATTGCT GCACTTGCTTGTTCAGTAGCATTGTTGATTATTGCGGTCGCTCTGCTTTTCTTTTAG
- the LOC107424126 gene encoding large ribosomal subunit protein eL20z isoform X2, which produces MEEPKSLNNSLELVKSVTDKNLDLLRPSSRYYSMFKGLERDAAENDKGKYTLIRDVEDLQPGIYDKPLRCFGCGIGWFSFLLGFVFPLMWYYGTFLYLGNYYRKDPRERAGLAASAIAALACSVALLIIAVALLFF; this is translated from the exons ATGGAAGAGCCGAAGAGTTTGAATAACAGCCTTGAATTGGTTAAATCAGTCACTGATAAGAATCTTGATCTTTTGAGGCCATCATCTCGATATTATTCAATGTTTAAAG GGCTAGAGAGAGATGCTGCAGAGAATGATAAGGGTAAATATACCCTGATTAGAGATGTAGAGGACTTGCAGCCAGGGATTTACGACAAACCTCTCCGGTGCTTCGGCTGTGGTATAGGATGGTTCTC TTTTCTTTTGGGCTTTGTATTCCCATTGATGTGGTACTATGGCACTTTCCTTTATCTTGGAAATTACTATCGCAAGGATCCAAGGGAACGAGCAGGGCTAGCGGCTTCTGCAATTGCT GCACTTGCTTGTTCAGTAGCATTGTTGATTATTGCGGTCGCTCTGCTTTTCTTTTAG
- the LOC107424127 gene encoding UBP1-associated proteins 1C isoform X1 — MVWFQCEDCGDNLKKPKLPNHFKICSATKLSCIDCGQIFGQQSVQGHSQCITEAEKYGPKGEGKPLNSANAKPKTDSKQQPGVDLNVGLSERPPWFCSLCNTKATSKQTLLLHAEGKKHKAKARAIHAAQQQPKQTEESAPDTKLPSDNPLKGELLDNKGLEEPKSQDPSNVDAGCNTFEAENGNLPSKKKRKSDEGVSSRKKVKNDTLAELGNGEVIQTEADEMPEPASAGEKFKKIKWKKLITSALKSNPKGVLKMKKLQKLVLKALQDSGITGDECQFSSMLEHKINSSSRFNVDNKYVRLVTED, encoded by the exons ATGGTGTGGTTTCAGTGCGAGGATTGCGGTGATAATTTGAAGAAGCCGAAGTTGCCCAATCACTTCAAGATCTGCTCTGCAAccaag TTATCGTGCATTGATTGTGGACAGATATTTGGGCAGCAAAGCGTTCAAGGACATAGTCAGTGTATTACTGAGGCG GAAAAGTATGGTCCAAAGGGCGAAGGGAAACCTTTGAATAGTGCGAATGCCAAGCCCAAAACAGACTCAAAGCAGCAACCTGGTGTTGATTTAAACGTTGGATTGTCTGAACGCCCTCCTTGGTTTTGCAG CCTTTGCAATACCAAGGCCACTAGCAAGCAGACCCTGCTTCTTCATGCCGAAGGAAAGAAACATAAGGCCAAGGCCCGAGCTATCCATGCTGCACAGCAACAGCCTAAGCAGACGGAAGAATCTGCTCCAGATACAAAGCTTCCATCTGATAACCCTTTAAAGGGTGAATTGCTTGACAATAAAGGTTTGGAGGAACCGAAATCACAGGATCCTTCTAATGTCGATGCTGGGTGTAATACATTTGAAGCAGAGAATGGAAATTTGCcatcaaagaaaaagagaaaatctGATGAGGGTGTTAGTTCGAGGAAAAAGGTCAAGAATGATACATTGGCTGAATTAGGTAATGGGGAAGTAATTCAGACAGAGGCAGATGAAATGCCAGAACCTGCCTCTGCTGGTGAGAAATTTAAAAAGATCAAGTGGAAGAAGTTAATTACTTCAGCCTTGAAATCT AACCCCAAGGGAGTTTTAAAGATgaagaaattacaaaaattagtCCTCAAGGCTCTTCAGGACTCTGGAATAACAGGAGATGAGTGTCAATTTAGTAGTATGCTTGAGCATAAG ATCAATTCAAGCTCCAGATTCAATGTTGATAATAAGTATGTCCGTCTGGTGACCGAAGATTAA
- the LOC107424127 gene encoding UBP1-associated proteins 1C isoform X2 codes for MSKWFYYFSLCISLFIIPFVWSCNGNTVFKRNSSSFSKIHIGTEKYGPKGEGKPLNSANAKPKTDSKQQPGVDLNVGLSERPPWFCSLCNTKATSKQTLLLHAEGKKHKAKARAIHAAQQQPKQTEESAPDTKLPSDNPLKGELLDNKGLEEPKSQDPSNVDAGCNTFEAENGNLPSKKKRKSDEGVSSRKKVKNDTLAELGNGEVIQTEADEMPEPASAGEKFKKIKWKKLITSALKSNPKGVLKMKKLQKLVLKALQDSGITGDECQFSSMLEHKINSSSRFNVDNKYVRLVTED; via the exons ATGTCTAAATGGTTCTACTATTTCTCCCTGTGTATCTCCCTATTTATCATTCCTTTTGTTTGGTCATGCAACGGTAATActgtttttaaaagaaattcttCATCATTTTCTAAGATACATATTGGAACG GAAAAGTATGGTCCAAAGGGCGAAGGGAAACCTTTGAATAGTGCGAATGCCAAGCCCAAAACAGACTCAAAGCAGCAACCTGGTGTTGATTTAAACGTTGGATTGTCTGAACGCCCTCCTTGGTTTTGCAG CCTTTGCAATACCAAGGCCACTAGCAAGCAGACCCTGCTTCTTCATGCCGAAGGAAAGAAACATAAGGCCAAGGCCCGAGCTATCCATGCTGCACAGCAACAGCCTAAGCAGACGGAAGAATCTGCTCCAGATACAAAGCTTCCATCTGATAACCCTTTAAAGGGTGAATTGCTTGACAATAAAGGTTTGGAGGAACCGAAATCACAGGATCCTTCTAATGTCGATGCTGGGTGTAATACATTTGAAGCAGAGAATGGAAATTTGCcatcaaagaaaaagagaaaatctGATGAGGGTGTTAGTTCGAGGAAAAAGGTCAAGAATGATACATTGGCTGAATTAGGTAATGGGGAAGTAATTCAGACAGAGGCAGATGAAATGCCAGAACCTGCCTCTGCTGGTGAGAAATTTAAAAAGATCAAGTGGAAGAAGTTAATTACTTCAGCCTTGAAATCT AACCCCAAGGGAGTTTTAAAGATgaagaaattacaaaaattagtCCTCAAGGCTCTTCAGGACTCTGGAATAACAGGAGATGAGTGTCAATTTAGTAGTATGCTTGAGCATAAG ATCAATTCAAGCTCCAGATTCAATGTTGATAATAAGTATGTCCGTCTGGTGACCGAAGATTAA
- the LOC107424123 gene encoding formin-like protein 20 encodes MPRRRGGAPPILSPPVLIILLPIIAFIVLFIAIPPVVTLTSQRLIRPNAVKKSWDWLNIFLVLFAILCGVFARKNDDDLASEDDSHGVGLNAQNVAEDNMIGFSERNKIYDPLNPTPTGNGVVRQLRRSSSSYPDLRQESLWDNSDDRSHFRFFDDFEINKYHIRRRNEPPDHLESAPIKVIPVDTFKLRSSTPPKSPAPPPPPPPPPPPPVAQRKQRRTNRTVDRKEKVNVVNDSSDSVKVGSAAPPTPPPPPPPRPPPLPPSPVRIQSSEKKYRKFERRKSNAKELAMVFASVVLYNQRKKKKKRKTNIYDTATALSPTEQQQPPYYTTIPPPSPPPPPPPPPPPPPSSSMFHSLFKKGSKISKKIHSVSSSATSSSPPPPPPPPPPPPISTSAGSSKHNSWSMVPPVPPPPPPAPSRQRITRTRTTSASGRPPLPTKSPNSYEENVVNGGSQSPLIPMPPPPPPPPFTMPEMKFFVRGDFVKIQSAHSSRCGSPELVELEEDADPSSNKEESETVKVINGGDGIGSAFCPSPDVNMKADTFIARLRDGWRLEKINSIKEKQRMG; translated from the coding sequence atGCCTCGCCGTCGTGGCGGAGCGCCACCGATTCTCTCTCCGCCGGTGCTTATCATCCTCTTGCCAATCATCGCTTTTATCGTTTTATTCATTGCCATCCCTCCAGTTGTCACTCTCACATCGCAGAGGCTAATCCGACCCAACGCGGTGAAGAAGAGCTGGGACTGGCTCAATATCTTCCTCGTCTTGTTTGCGATTCTCTGTGGGGTTTTCGCCAGGAAAAACGACGACGATTTGGCTTCTGAGGATGATAGCCATGGTGTTGGTTTGAATGCTCAAAATGTTGCGGAGGATAATATGATTGGATTTTCCGAAAGGAACAAGATCTACGATCCCCTAAACCCAACACCCACTGGAAATGGGGTTGTTAGGCAGTTGAGGCGGAGCAGCAGTTCGTATCCAGATCTGAGGCAGGAATCGCTCTGGGATAACAGCGACGATAGGTCTCACTTCCGCTTTTTTGATGACTTTGAAATCAACAAGTACCACATACGACGTCGTAACGAACCACCTGATCACCTCGAGAGTGCTCCTATCAAGGTTATTCCTGTCGATACTTTCAAGCTCCGCTCTTCCACGCCGCCCAAGTCGCCGGCGCCAccgcctcctcctcctcctcctcctccaccaccGGTGGCTCAACGGAAACAGAGGAGAACGAATCGAACAGTCGACCGCAAGGAAAAGGTGAACGTCGTAAATGATAGCAGCGACTCCGTGAAAGTAGGATCTGCAGCACCACCAACGCCGCCACCGCCCCCTCCTCCTCGGCCACCACCGCTTCCACCTTCGCCGGTGAGGATTCAGTCATCCGAGAAGAAGTACCGGAAATTCGAACGTAGAAAGAGCAATGCGAAAGAGTTAGCAATGGTTTTCGCTTCGGTGGTTTTGTATAatcagaggaagaagaagaagaagcgaaAGACCAACATTTACGACACTGCCACTGCTCTCTCTCCCACCGAACAACAACAACCGCCTTATTACACAACAATACCGCCTCCTTCTCCGCCGCCACCGCCTCCTCCGCCGCCGCCTCCACCTCCATCGTCGTCTATGTTCCATAGCTTGTTCAAGAAGGGAAGCAAAATCAGCAAGAAAATTCACTCAGTTTCTTCGTCAGCCACATCATCATCACCACCTCCACCTCCGCCTCCGCCGCCACCGCCACCAATTTCAACATCGGCGGGGTCATCAAAGCATAACAGCTGGTCAATGGTTCCTCCGGTGCCTCCACCTCCACCACCGGCGCCTTCACGGCAGCGAATAACACGAACAAGGACTACCAGTGCCAGTGGCCGACCACCGTTGCCAACTAAGTCGCCTAATTCCTACGAAGAGAATGTTGTGAATGGCGGCAGTCAGAGTCCACTGATTCCGATGCCACCTCCTCCTCCACCGCCGCCGTTCACAATGCCGGAGATGAAGTTTTTTGTCCGGGGGGATTTTGTAAAGATACAGAGTGCTCATAGTTCTCGCTGTGGGTCTCCCGAATTAGTAGAATTAGAAGAAGACGCTGATCCTTCGTCCAATAAGGAGGAATCAGAGACGGTCAAGGTGATCAACGGTGGAGATGGAATTGGGTCCGCCTTCTGTCCCAGTCCAGATGTTAATATGAAAGCCGACACTTTCATTGCCAGGCTGCGAGATGGGTGGAGGCTGGAGAAGATTAACTCAATCAAGGAGAAACAGAGAATGGGCTGA
- the LOC107424122 gene encoding WD repeat-containing protein VIP3 yields the protein MKLAGLKSIENAHDESVWAATWVPATASRSALLLTGSLDETVKLWKPDDLILQRTNTGHCLGVASVAAHPSGMIAASSSLDSFIRVFDVDTNNTIATLEAPPSEVWQLRFDPKGTILAVAGGGSASVKLWDTATWNLVATLSIPRPEGPKPSDKTSSKKFVLSVAWSPDGRRIACGSMDGTITVFDVARAKFLHHLEGHYMPVRSLVYSPAEPRLLFSASDDTHVHMYDAEGKTLIGAMSGHASWVLSVDVSPDGAAIATGSSDRTVRLWDLSMRAAVQTMSNHTDQVWGVTFLSGGGACRLASVSDDKSISLYDYS from the exons ATGAAACTTGCGGGGCTAAAATCCATCGAAAACGCCCACGACGAGTCGGTGTGGGCGGCCACATGGGTCCCGGCGACGGCGTCCAGATCGGCGCTGTTGCTGACAGGTTCGCTGGACGAGACGGTGAAGCTATGGAAACCGGACGACCTCATCCTTCAGCGCACCAACACCGGCCACTGCCTTGGCGTGGCGTCTGTGGCAGCTCACCCTTCCGGCATGATCGCCGCCTCGTCCTCCCTCGACAGCTTCATTCGGGTCTTCGACGTTGACACTAACAACACCATTGCTACTCTCGAAGCCCCACCTTCCGAGGTCTGGCAATTGCGTTTCGATCCCAAG GGTACGATTCTTGCTGTTGCAGGCGGGGGCAGTGCCTCTGTGAAGCTTTGGGACACAGCAACATGGAATCTGGTTGCTACACTGTCAATTCCTCGTCCAGAAGGACCAAAGCCCTCCGATAAAACCAGCAGCAAGAAATTTGTCCTGTCAGTTGCCTGGAGTCCAGACGGTAGACGCATTGCTTGTGGCTCCATGGATGGAACCATTACTGTTTTCGATGTAGCCCGTGCCAAGTTTCTACACCATCTGGAAGGTCATTACATGCCTGTTCGGTCTCTGGTTTATTCGCCTGCTGAACCAAGGTTACTCTTTTCGGCTTCCGACGATACCCATGTTCACATGTATGATGCTGAGGGGAAAACCCTGATTGGGGCTATGTCTGGTCATGCGAGCTGGGTATTGAGCGTGGATGTTAGCCCAGATGGGGCTGCTATCGCCACAGGCTCGAGTGACCGAACCGTGCGGCTCTGGGATCTCAGCATGAGGGCCGCTGTGCAGACAATGAGCAACCACACAGACCAAGTATGGGGAGTGACTTTTCTATCAGGAGGAGGGGCCTGTCGACTTGCTAGTGTTTCAGATGACAAGAGCATATCGCTCTATGACtactcttga
- the LOC107424133 gene encoding threonine synthase 1, chloroplastic, giving the protein MASSSLFRASLSSLNPNPKPPYLYTATKHRPSSFITCTSSTFDSSSSTTNTNSPPVAAAAPKVRRAADENIRDEARRHRPDAANNFNAKYVPFNAGVDSAESYPLDEIVYRSRSGGLLDVQHDMDALGKFDGAYWRSLFDSRVGRTTWPYGSGVWSKKEWVLPEIDDDDIVSAFEGNSNLFWAERFGKQFLGMNDLWVKHCGISHTGSFKDLGMTVLVSQVNRLRKLKRPVVGVGCASTGDTSAALSAYCAAAGIPSIVFLPANKISMAQLVQPIANGAFVLSIDTDFDGCMKLIREITSELPIYLANSLNSLRLEGQKTAAIEILQQFDWEVPDWVIVPGGNLGNIYAFYKGFKMCQDLGLVDRIPRLVCAQAANANPLYLYYKSGYKEFNPVRANSTFASAIQIGDPVSIDRAVFALKNSDGIVEEASEEELMDAMAQADSTGMFICPHTGVALTALIKLRKSGVIGARDRTVVVSTAHGLKFTQSKIDYHSKTIRDMACRLANPPVQVKADFGSVIDVLKDFLRQ; this is encoded by the coding sequence ATGGCATCGTCTTCCTTATTCCGCGCCTCTCTTTCCTCTCTCAACCCAAATCCCAAGCCGCCTTACCTCTACACTGCAACCAAACACCGCCCTTCCTCCTTTATAACCTGCACCTCCTCCACATTCGATTCCTCCTCTTCCACCACTAACACCAACTCTCCCCCAGTGGCGGCGGCGGCTCCCAAGGTCCGCCGCGCCGCCGATGAAAACATCAGGGACGAGGCTCGCCGCCATCGTCCCGACGCCGCCAACAATTTCAACGCCAAGTACGTTCCCTTCAACGCGGGCGTCGACTCGGCCGAGTCGTACCCGCTCGATGAAATTGTGTACCGCAGCCGTTCCGGTGGCCTCTTGGACGTGCAGCACGACATGGACGCCTTGGGTAAGTTCGACGGAGCGTACTGGAGGAGCCTATTCGATTCGCGCGTTGGGAGGACCACTTGGCCATACGGTTCTGGCGTATGGAGCAAGAAAGAGTGGGTGCTGCCGGAGATTGATGACGATGATATCGTCAGCGCGTTTGAAGGGAACTCGAACCTCTTCTGGGCCGAGCGTTTTGGCAAACAGTTTCTGGGCATGAACGATCTGTGGGTGAAACACTGCGGGATCAGTCACACCGGCAGTTTCAAGGACTTGGGCATGACCGTTTTGGTCAGCCAAGTCAACCGACTCCGGAAATTGAAACGACCCGTCGTCGGAGTCGGCTGCGCTTCGACCGGTGACACGTCAGCAGCGCTCTCTGCCTATTGCGCCGCGGCGGGAATTCCCTCGATCGTTTTCCTTCCCGCGAACAAGATATCGATGGCCCAACTGGTCCAGCCCATTGCCAATGGCGCATTTGTATTGAGCATCGATACCGATTTCGACGGTTGCATGAAGCTAATCAGAGAAATCACCTCCGAATTGCCAATCTATTTGGCTAATTCTTTGAATAGCCTTAGGCTCGAAGGCCAAAAAACGGCTGCGATAGAGATTTTGCAGCAATTTGATTGGGAAGTCCCCGATTGGGTTATCGTTCCTGGCGGTAATCTTGGAAACATATATGCATTTTACAAAGGCTTCAAAATGTGCCAAGATTTGGGCCTTGTTGATAGGATTCCACGGCTAGTTTGCGCTCAGGCCGCCAACGCCAACCCTCTTTATTTGTACTACAAGTCTGGGTATAAAGAATTCAATCCCGTGAGGGCCAATTCTACATTTGCTTCCGCTATACAGATTGGAGACCCTGTTTCAATCGACAGAGCGGTGTTTGCTCTGAAGAATTCTGATGGGATCGTCGAGGAAGCCTCCGAGGAGGAACTCATGGATGCTATGGCGCAAGCTGATTCTACAGGCATGTTCATTTGCCCGCATACGGGGGTTGCCTTAACGGCTCTGATTAAGCTCAGGAAAAGTGGGGTTATCGGTGCCCGTGATCGGACAGTGGTGGTTAGCACGGCCCATGGTCTGAAGTTTACGCAGTCTAAGATTGATTATCACTCTAAGACAATCCGGGACATGGCTTGCCGATTGGCTAATCCACCGGTGCAAGTGAAGGCGGATTTCGGGTCCGTCATTGATGTTCTCAAGGACTTTCTACGCCAGTAA